Proteins found in one Promicromonospora sukumoe genomic segment:
- a CDS encoding VOC family protein, with protein MSAPAPRTVPAAPAGSATVDPFIWSDDAAGLIRFVLDVFDATEVPEARTADTDGLVLHSEVRIGDSTITIADRKPQWPYTPAFVRVYVEDPAATLGRAAGAGARIVTEPTEFWGDVLARFADPFGHLWWVYQHNPSDDADWTEPVGDEDWESFATPELTYVHSTLMEAMAALRDPRER; from the coding sequence ATGTCCGCCCCCGCCCCACGTACCGTCCCCGCCGCCCCTGCCGGGTCGGCGACGGTCGATCCCTTCATCTGGTCGGACGACGCCGCCGGCCTCATCCGCTTCGTGCTCGACGTCTTCGACGCGACCGAGGTTCCGGAGGCCCGCACCGCCGACACCGACGGCCTGGTCCTGCACTCCGAGGTCCGGATCGGCGACTCCACGATCACGATCGCGGACCGCAAGCCGCAGTGGCCCTACACGCCGGCATTCGTCCGGGTCTACGTGGAGGACCCGGCCGCGACCCTGGGGCGTGCCGCCGGAGCCGGCGCGCGCATCGTCACCGAGCCGACGGAGTTCTGGGGCGACGTGCTGGCACGCTTCGCGGATCCGTTCGGTCATCTCTGGTGGGTCTACCAGCACAACCCGTCGGACGACGCCGACTGGACGGAGCCGGTCGGTGACGAGGACTGGGAGTCGTTCGCCACGCCCGAGCTGACCTACGTCCACTCGACGCTCATGGAGGCCATGGCGGCTCTCCGGGACCCCCGGGAGCGCTGA
- a CDS encoding helix-turn-helix transcriptional regulator produces MSTSSRALELLGLLQSRRHWPGDELARRLAVSPRTLRRAVSGLQELGYPIVTTRGTGGGYQLGAGASLPPLVLSEDEAAATVLGLKEIATGAHPASADDAVSAMAKIVQVLPPRIRGRIDSLRAVAVPASAQQRAAIGDVTALTTLALACRDADTVEFSYRSHGGDESWRTVQPHRIVNVDNRLYLLAWDLARADWRTFRADRVTGPHRTGNRFAPRRLPGDDPVAFVNARIGDRPSRFRVRATVHAPAERIEAEIVHYGTVRPIDDGSCEVCIAAESLDWAAFCLVAIGAPFVVHGPAEAVDHLRAWGQALIAATAPPS; encoded by the coding sequence ATGTCGACCAGCTCCCGAGCCCTCGAGCTGCTCGGGCTCCTGCAGAGCCGGCGCCACTGGCCGGGCGACGAGCTCGCGCGCCGCCTCGCAGTCAGTCCGCGCACCCTGCGCCGCGCCGTCAGCGGGCTGCAGGAGCTCGGCTACCCGATCGTGACGACCCGTGGAACGGGCGGCGGCTATCAGCTCGGCGCCGGTGCGTCGCTCCCGCCGCTCGTGCTCAGCGAGGACGAGGCCGCGGCCACGGTGCTTGGGCTCAAGGAGATCGCCACGGGCGCCCACCCCGCCTCCGCGGACGACGCCGTGAGCGCGATGGCGAAGATCGTGCAGGTGCTCCCACCCCGCATCCGCGGCAGGATCGACAGCCTGCGGGCCGTCGCCGTCCCCGCGAGCGCTCAGCAGCGGGCGGCCATCGGTGATGTCACCGCGCTCACGACGCTCGCGCTCGCGTGCCGTGACGCCGACACGGTGGAGTTCTCCTACCGGTCCCACGGTGGTGACGAGTCCTGGCGGACAGTGCAGCCGCACCGGATCGTGAACGTGGACAACCGGCTCTACCTGCTCGCCTGGGACCTGGCCCGTGCCGACTGGCGCACGTTCCGGGCCGACCGCGTCACCGGACCGCACCGCACCGGGAACCGGTTCGCACCACGTCGGCTGCCGGGCGACGACCCCGTGGCCTTCGTGAACGCGCGGATCGGCGACCGGCCGTCGCGCTTCCGCGTGCGCGCCACGGTGCACGCGCCCGCCGAGCGGATCGAGGCCGAGATCGTGCACTACGGCACCGTCAGGCCGATCGACGACGGCTCGTGCGAGGTCTGCATCGCCGCCGAGTCGCTGGACTGGGCGGCGTTCTGCCTCGTGGCGATCGGCGCACCCTTTGTCGTGCACGGACCGGCTGAGGCCGTCGACCACCTGCGGGCCTGGGGGCAGGCGCTGATCGCGGCGACAGCACCACCCAGCTAA
- a CDS encoding ABC transporter ATP-binding protein: protein MATVTFDHATRVYPGTEAPAVNEFTLEVEDGEFLVLVGPSGSGKSTALRMLAGLEDVNGGHIFIGDRDVTDVQPKDRDIAMVFQNYALYPHMSVADNMGFALKIAGTPKAEIRQRVEEAAKILDLTEYLDRKPKALSGGQRQRVAMGRAIVRQPQVFLMDEPLSNLDAKLRVQTRTQIASLQRRLGVTTVYVTHDQTEALTMGDRIAVLNGGILQQVGTPREMYDRPNNVFVAGFIGSPAMNIGTFDVKDLGVKVGSASVPLERSIASSLSEADGGKVTLGFRPEALDVVPSGTAGSFDVEVNLVEELGSDAFVYGSLKGDAADVDLSAGDTNQVIVRIDPRGVPDKGDVISVAIQAGHSHVFSATSGERLG, encoded by the coding sequence ATGGCTACTGTCACTTTTGATCACGCGACGCGTGTCTACCCGGGCACGGAGGCCCCGGCGGTGAACGAGTTCACCCTGGAGGTCGAGGACGGGGAGTTCCTCGTGCTGGTCGGGCCCTCGGGCAGCGGCAAGTCGACGGCTCTGCGCATGCTCGCGGGTCTGGAGGACGTCAACGGTGGGCACATCTTCATCGGTGACCGTGACGTCACCGATGTGCAGCCCAAGGACCGCGACATCGCGATGGTCTTCCAGAACTACGCGCTCTACCCGCACATGTCGGTGGCGGACAACATGGGCTTCGCCCTGAAGATCGCGGGCACCCCGAAGGCGGAGATCCGCCAGCGCGTCGAGGAAGCCGCCAAGATCCTCGACCTGACCGAGTACCTGGACCGCAAGCCGAAGGCCCTCTCCGGTGGTCAGCGTCAGCGCGTCGCGATGGGCCGCGCCATCGTGCGCCAGCCCCAGGTGTTCCTCATGGACGAGCCGCTGTCCAACCTGGACGCCAAGCTGCGTGTCCAGACCCGCACCCAGATCGCGTCGCTGCAGCGTCGCCTGGGCGTGACCACGGTCTACGTGACCCACGACCAGACCGAGGCCCTGACGATGGGTGACCGCATCGCGGTCCTCAACGGCGGCATCCTGCAGCAGGTCGGCACCCCGCGGGAGATGTACGACCGGCCGAACAACGTGTTCGTCGCCGGGTTCATCGGCTCCCCGGCGATGAACATCGGCACGTTCGACGTCAAGGACCTTGGCGTCAAGGTCGGCTCGGCCAGCGTCCCCCTGGAGCGCTCGATCGCGAGCAGCCTCAGCGAGGCCGACGGCGGCAAGGTCACCCTGGGCTTCCGTCCCGAGGCCCTGGACGTCGTCCCGTCCGGCACCGCCGGCTCGTTCGACGTCGAGGTCAACCTGGTCGAGGAGCTCGGCTCCGACGCCTTCGTCTACGGCTCGCTCAAGGGCGACGCCGCCGACGTCGACCTCTCCGCGGGTGACACCAACCAGGTCATCGTGCGCATCGACCCGCGCGGCGTGCCGGACAAGGGCGACGTCATCTCCGTCGCCATCCAGGCCGGACACTCGCACGTGTTCTCCGCGACCTCGGGCGAACGCCTCGGCTGA
- the menC gene encoding o-succinylbenzoate synthase — protein sequence MRIERITVHRISLPLVAPFRTSLGIEHERPALLVQVTTPDAVGWGECVAGADASYSSEYLESAQDVLLRHLVPTLLAAESVTAHRVAPLLARVKGHRIAKAALEAAVLDAELRAHGMSFATSLGAVADRVPSGVSVGIMDSVPELLDAVGRYLDQGYQRIKLKIEPGWDVTPVAAVRERFGDDLLLQVDANAAYTLGDARHLARLDAFDLLLVEQPLDEEDLRGHAALARRLRTPICLDESVVSARSAADAIALGACEIVNIKPGRVGGYLEARRIHDVCAASGVPVWCGGMLETGIGRAGNVALAALPGFTLPGDVSASDRYYATDITEPFVLEDGSLGVPTGPGLGVEPLPDVLAEVTTERHEARR from the coding sequence ATGCGGATCGAACGGATCACGGTCCACCGGATCTCCCTGCCCCTGGTCGCCCCATTCCGCACCTCGCTCGGGATCGAGCACGAGCGGCCCGCGCTCCTGGTCCAGGTCACGACGCCCGACGCCGTGGGGTGGGGCGAGTGCGTGGCCGGGGCGGACGCCAGCTACTCCTCGGAGTACCTGGAGAGCGCGCAGGACGTGCTGCTGCGGCACCTCGTCCCGACCCTGCTCGCCGCCGAGTCGGTGACGGCGCACCGCGTCGCGCCGCTCCTGGCCCGGGTCAAGGGGCACCGCATCGCCAAGGCGGCACTGGAGGCCGCGGTGCTCGACGCCGAGCTGCGCGCGCACGGCATGTCGTTCGCGACCAGTCTCGGCGCGGTGGCCGACCGCGTCCCGAGCGGCGTCTCCGTGGGGATCATGGACTCCGTGCCGGAGCTGCTGGACGCCGTCGGCCGGTACCTCGACCAGGGCTACCAGCGGATCAAGCTGAAGATCGAGCCGGGCTGGGACGTGACGCCGGTGGCCGCCGTCCGCGAACGGTTCGGGGACGACCTGCTGCTACAGGTCGACGCCAACGCCGCCTACACGCTCGGCGACGCGCGGCACCTCGCCCGCCTCGACGCCTTCGACCTGCTGCTCGTGGAGCAGCCCCTGGACGAGGAGGACCTGCGCGGGCACGCGGCGCTCGCCCGGCGCCTGCGCACGCCCATCTGCCTGGACGAGTCCGTGGTGTCGGCCCGGTCCGCCGCCGACGCCATCGCGCTGGGTGCCTGCGAGATCGTGAACATCAAGCCCGGCCGGGTCGGCGGGTACCTGGAGGCACGCCGCATCCACGACGTCTGCGCGGCGTCCGGGGTGCCGGTCTGGTGCGGCGGGATGCTGGAGACCGGGATCGGCCGGGCAGGGAACGTCGCCCTGGCCGCGCTGCCCGGGTTCACGCTGCCCGGCGACGTCTCGGCCTCCGACCGGTACTACGCCACCGACATCACGGAGCCCTTCGTCCTGGAGGACGGGTCGCTGGGCGTCCCGACCGGTCCGGGCCTGGGTGTCGAGCCGCTCCCGGACGTGCTGGCCGAGGTCACCACGGAGAGGCACGAAGCCCGTCGGTGA
- a CDS encoding amino acid adenylation domain-containing protein produces MGTYRRQIRTGRQDVTDLAGATVAALAEAARRLNRELDVAPATPGEASGPAGAVRVAVVTRDPEDGVPGPDLSACVDDAGELTVTVCCPPGDPWQHAVAAVAEMHGELLGALLGDPSADLAEVDALSESSRAAVLGPLAGATVDHGPYRSVVERVLAAAERTPDAVAVHAGDGSLTYRELVGRATALGALVRGRVAGTTKGREADRESGEPVLVPVLVADGLALPVAWSAVLLSGAGYVPVDPAWPAERVTNVLDQLGSAVVLCVDPAAVPAGHRDRAVVVEVGGAVPGGAGPDGAAPDDSAVVARPAPGDVVYGVYTSGTTGTPLCAVNVHGGLANRLAFMDRWFGAPAGREVVLQSTRHIFDSAFWQIFWPLTRGGAVVVPTVGARFDLEHTVELIEDHAVTVADFVPAVLHALLAMVRQRPGTLDRLRSLRHVVIGGEQINPRDAHELRELLHGLRASNAYGPTEASIGMIFHEIAADDGDDVPLGRPVDNCAAVIVDVDGRPLPQGATGEIVIGGACVGVGYHGAPDRTAQRFFPSPWGGVAGPGGVLSGRMYRTGDLGYLDADGRFRFVGRIDHQIKIAGVRIEPGEVETLALDCPGVRQAVALVAGPSAHRELVLVLTGHQASVGGSVGDGRPGPANATSVSADAVLAVLRSRLPRGSVPQRVVVVDELPLTEAGKTDRRRLTAQVEAELAVPADDGAGDPVLAVLRTVLRRPHLAADEDVFAAGASSLQAVAVVGALAARLDVEVGVRDLLDHPTAVGLGDLLRRRGAGGDDVPSTAGLMAADLDLLAPAAPEHDGPDPLAEPPRRPDAREPRTVLLTGATGFVGTRLLHELLEGTDLDVLCLVRGDDDEHAGRRLASALRAQGLDEPGHAARTSVVAGDLALPAFGLTGERWHELARRVDLVVHCGALVNLVYDYRVLREPNVLGTAEIIRLARDAGGVPLHHVSTLGALHDHALLSSAPVTEDVDVADVVPPSGGYSASKWVAERLVRAAGRAGHLPVTVLRLGEVMPVPGGTSGGASANPTALTQLLLTAFRRLGEVPDAALRSDHSPVDAVARAVVAAVSDPEAVDAVGRVRSVHLFRPGTVRFDELPGPDGRRYDRVPCLRFVADLRAAAALGDQELGRLLAVLEHRAGARIEQEDALRDVLEGLLQDNPALFDRSRGELLERRAATGRAPVRVPVAAGAHGETYGRG; encoded by the coding sequence GTGGGCACGTACAGGCGGCAGATCCGTACCGGACGCCAGGACGTGACAGACCTCGCGGGCGCGACGGTCGCCGCGCTGGCCGAGGCCGCACGCAGGCTGAACCGGGAGCTGGACGTCGCACCTGCCACGCCGGGCGAGGCCTCGGGGCCGGCAGGCGCGGTCCGTGTCGCCGTCGTCACCCGCGATCCCGAGGACGGCGTCCCCGGGCCCGACCTGTCCGCTTGCGTGGACGACGCGGGGGAGCTGACCGTCACCGTGTGCTGCCCGCCCGGTGACCCGTGGCAGCACGCGGTGGCCGCCGTCGCCGAGATGCACGGCGAGCTGCTCGGTGCCCTCCTGGGCGATCCGTCCGCCGATCTCGCCGAGGTCGACGCGCTGTCGGAGTCGAGCCGGGCCGCCGTGCTCGGCCCGCTGGCCGGCGCCACGGTGGACCACGGCCCGTACCGCAGCGTGGTGGAGCGCGTGCTCGCCGCCGCCGAGCGCACCCCGGACGCCGTGGCCGTGCACGCCGGCGACGGGTCGCTGACCTACCGCGAGCTGGTCGGGCGGGCGACGGCGCTGGGCGCGCTGGTCCGCGGCCGGGTGGCGGGGACCACCAAGGGCCGGGAAGCCGACCGGGAGTCCGGCGAGCCGGTGCTCGTCCCGGTGCTCGTCGCGGACGGTCTGGCACTGCCGGTCGCCTGGAGCGCCGTTCTGCTGTCCGGCGCCGGGTACGTCCCGGTCGACCCGGCGTGGCCCGCCGAGCGGGTCACGAACGTCCTGGACCAGCTCGGCAGCGCGGTGGTGCTGTGTGTCGACCCCGCCGCCGTCCCGGCCGGGCACCGGGACCGCGCGGTGGTCGTCGAGGTGGGCGGCGCGGTCCCCGGCGGTGCCGGCCCGGACGGTGCTGCCCCCGACGACAGCGCTGTCGTCGCCCGGCCCGCCCCCGGCGACGTCGTCTACGGCGTCTACACCTCCGGCACCACGGGCACCCCGCTGTGCGCGGTGAACGTGCACGGCGGCCTGGCCAACCGGCTGGCGTTCATGGACCGCTGGTTCGGCGCCCCGGCCGGGCGCGAGGTGGTGCTGCAGAGCACCCGGCACATCTTCGACTCCGCGTTCTGGCAGATCTTCTGGCCGCTCACCCGCGGCGGCGCCGTCGTGGTGCCCACGGTGGGCGCGCGCTTCGACCTGGAGCACACGGTCGAGCTGATCGAGGACCACGCGGTGACCGTCGCGGACTTCGTGCCGGCCGTGCTGCACGCCCTGCTCGCCATGGTGCGGCAGCGTCCCGGCACGCTCGACCGGCTGCGCTCCCTGCGGCACGTGGTGATCGGCGGCGAGCAGATCAACCCGCGCGACGCGCACGAGCTGCGCGAGCTGCTGCACGGCCTGCGGGCGAGCAACGCCTACGGTCCGACCGAGGCGTCCATCGGCATGATCTTCCACGAGATCGCGGCCGACGACGGCGACGACGTGCCGCTGGGCCGCCCCGTCGACAACTGTGCGGCCGTGATCGTGGACGTCGACGGCCGGCCGCTGCCCCAGGGCGCGACCGGCGAGATTGTCATCGGCGGAGCCTGTGTGGGCGTGGGCTACCACGGCGCACCGGACCGGACGGCTCAGCGGTTCTTCCCGAGCCCGTGGGGCGGCGTGGCTGGGCCGGGCGGCGTCCTGTCCGGGCGGATGTACCGGACCGGTGACCTCGGCTACCTCGACGCGGACGGCCGGTTCCGGTTCGTGGGCCGGATCGACCACCAGATCAAGATCGCCGGGGTGCGGATCGAGCCCGGGGAGGTCGAGACCCTCGCCCTGGACTGCCCGGGGGTGCGGCAGGCCGTGGCACTGGTGGCCGGCCCGTCCGCGCACCGCGAGCTGGTGCTGGTCCTGACCGGCCACCAGGCGTCCGTCGGCGGCAGTGTCGGCGACGGGCGTCCTGGCCCTGCGAATGCCACCTCCGTGAGCGCCGACGCGGTGCTCGCCGTCCTGCGGTCTCGGCTCCCGCGCGGCAGCGTGCCGCAGCGCGTCGTCGTGGTCGACGAGCTGCCCCTGACCGAGGCGGGAAAGACCGACCGGCGGCGGCTGACGGCGCAGGTCGAGGCGGAGCTCGCGGTTCCGGCCGACGACGGCGCCGGCGACCCCGTGCTCGCCGTGCTGCGCACCGTGCTGCGGCGGCCGCACCTGGCGGCCGACGAGGATGTGTTCGCGGCCGGGGCCAGCTCGTTGCAGGCAGTCGCGGTCGTCGGCGCGCTGGCCGCCCGGCTGGACGTCGAGGTGGGCGTCCGGGACCTGCTGGACCACCCGACCGCCGTCGGCCTGGGTGACCTGCTGCGGCGCCGCGGCGCGGGCGGCGACGACGTGCCGTCCACGGCCGGCCTCATGGCGGCCGACCTGGACCTGCTCGCGCCGGCGGCACCGGAGCACGACGGCCCGGACCCCCTCGCCGAGCCGCCGAGGCGGCCGGACGCGCGGGAGCCGCGCACCGTGCTGCTCACGGGCGCGACGGGCTTCGTCGGCACGCGGCTGCTGCACGAGCTGCTGGAGGGCACCGACCTCGACGTGCTCTGCCTGGTCCGGGGCGACGACGACGAGCACGCCGGCCGGCGCCTGGCGTCCGCGCTGCGGGCGCAGGGGCTGGACGAGCCCGGGCACGCCGCGCGCACGAGCGTCGTCGCGGGCGACCTGGCGCTGCCGGCCTTCGGGCTGACCGGCGAGCGCTGGCACGAGCTGGCCCGGCGGGTCGACCTGGTGGTGCACTGCGGCGCCCTGGTCAACCTCGTCTACGACTACCGCGTGCTGCGGGAGCCCAACGTGCTGGGCACGGCCGAGATCATCCGCCTGGCGCGCGACGCCGGCGGCGTCCCGCTGCACCACGTCTCGACGCTCGGCGCGCTGCACGACCACGCCCTGCTCAGCAGCGCGCCGGTCACGGAGGACGTCGACGTGGCCGACGTCGTGCCGCCGTCGGGCGGGTACAGCGCCTCCAAGTGGGTGGCCGAGCGCCTCGTCCGGGCCGCGGGCCGGGCCGGGCACCTGCCGGTGACGGTGCTGCGCCTGGGCGAGGTGATGCCCGTCCCCGGTGGCACGTCCGGCGGCGCGTCGGCCAACCCGACCGCGCTCACCCAGCTCCTGCTCACCGCCTTCCGGCGGCTGGGCGAGGTGCCGGACGCCGCGCTCCGCTCGGACCACAGCCCCGTCGACGCCGTGGCCCGCGCGGTCGTGGCCGCGGTGTCCGACCCGGAGGCCGTGGACGCCGTCGGGCGGGTGCGGTCGGTGCACCTCTTCCGGCCCGGCACGGTGCGCTTCGACGAGCTGCCCGGCCCGGACGGCCGCCGGTACGACCGCGTGCCCTGCCTGCGGTTCGTGGCCGACCTGCGCGCGGCCGCGGCGCTCGGCGACCAGGAGCTGGGCCGGCTGCTGGCCGTGCTGGAGCACCGCGCGGGCGCGCGGATCGAGCAGGAGGACGCGCTCCGGGACGTGCTGGAGGGGCTGCTCCAGGACAACCCGGCGCTCTTCGACCGGTCGCGGGGCGAGCTGCTCGAACGTCGTGCCGCGACCGGCCGGGCGCCGGTCCGGGTCCCGGTCGCCGCGGGCGCGCACGGCGAGACGTACGGCCGTGGCTGA
- a CDS encoding aldo/keto reductase has protein sequence MRERRMGRLGWGVGEIGYGMWGIGGGPGGFTGWDYDAAPVALDLAVDSGCTFFDTAWVYGRGVSETMLGELRRRRPDAGLRLATKVPPLNREWPPRPQDTLEDVFPTEHVLEYTRRSLDNLGVEKIDLLQLHVWEDRWAAEPGWQRAVARLKEEGLIDGFGISVNRWEPTNCFAALDTGLVDAVQVIYNVFDQAPEDELFPRALEENIAIIARVPFDEGSLTGTLRADTTFPPEDWRAVYFGPENLGPTVERVEALRELVPEGTTLPELALRFALHHPAVSAVIPGMRRPEHVRANLAVAQAPELPADLLDALRAHRWDRTPTAWSM, from the coding sequence ATGCGCGAGCGTCGCATGGGCCGGCTCGGCTGGGGCGTCGGGGAGATCGGCTACGGCATGTGGGGGATCGGCGGCGGCCCCGGCGGGTTCACCGGGTGGGACTACGACGCCGCGCCCGTGGCCCTCGACCTCGCGGTCGACTCCGGGTGCACGTTCTTCGACACTGCCTGGGTCTACGGCCGCGGCGTGTCCGAGACGATGCTCGGCGAGCTGCGCCGTCGTCGGCCCGACGCCGGGCTGCGCCTTGCCACCAAGGTGCCGCCGCTCAACCGCGAGTGGCCGCCCCGGCCGCAGGACACGCTGGAGGACGTCTTCCCCACCGAGCACGTCCTGGAGTACACCAGGCGCAGCCTGGACAACCTCGGCGTCGAGAAGATCGACCTGCTGCAGCTGCACGTCTGGGAGGACCGCTGGGCGGCCGAGCCCGGCTGGCAGCGCGCCGTCGCCCGCCTCAAGGAGGAGGGCCTGATCGACGGGTTCGGCATCAGCGTCAACCGCTGGGAGCCCACCAACTGCTTCGCCGCCCTGGACACGGGCCTGGTGGACGCCGTCCAGGTGATCTACAACGTGTTCGACCAGGCCCCTGAGGACGAGCTGTTCCCGCGGGCCCTGGAGGAGAACATCGCGATCATCGCCCGCGTCCCGTTCGACGAGGGCTCGCTCACCGGGACCCTGCGCGCGGACACCACGTTCCCGCCCGAGGACTGGCGTGCCGTCTACTTCGGGCCGGAGAACCTCGGGCCCACCGTCGAGCGCGTCGAGGCGCTGCGCGAGCTGGTCCCGGAGGGCACCACGCTGCCCGAGCTGGCCCTGCGCTTCGCGCTGCACCACCCCGCGGTCTCCGCCGTCATCCCCGGGATGCGCCGCCCCGAGCACGTGCGCGCCAACCTCGCGGTCGCCCAGGCGCCCGAGCTGCCCGCCGACCTGCTGGACGCGCTGCGCGCCCACCGCTGGGACCGCACCCCGACCGCCTGGTCGATGTGA